A genome region from Chengkuizengella sp. SCS-71B includes the following:
- a CDS encoding phage regulatory protein/antirepressor Ant, translating to MNQLVYIENDRVVTDSLTVADVFKKSHDKVLRDIRELECSEEFRLANFGESSYTNQQNKQMPKYLITQDGFSFLVMGYTGKKAAQFKEKYINEFNRMKNQIQNQIDSYMIDDPVTRAQKWIEEQREKQLLQDKIELDKPKVEAHDRFLSAENNQKMNHVAKSLGVGRNTLFKFLRKEKVLMADNTPYQRYIDRGYFIVKERTVKMGEDEVNTVQTYVTAKGVDYIDKLVSEKGEIA from the coding sequence ATGAATCAATTAGTATACATCGAAAATGATCGAGTTGTAACAGACAGTTTAACAGTAGCAGATGTGTTTAAAAAATCACACGATAAAGTCTTACGTGACATAAGAGAGTTAGAATGTAGTGAAGAATTTCGACTCGCCAATTTTGGAGAGTCCTCATACACCAATCAACAAAACAAACAAATGCCAAAATACTTAATCACTCAAGATGGATTTTCATTCTTAGTTATGGGGTACACAGGGAAAAAGGCTGCTCAGTTTAAAGAAAAGTACATTAATGAGTTCAATCGTATGAAAAACCAAATTCAAAATCAAATAGACTCTTATATGATTGACGATCCAGTAACAAGAGCACAGAAATGGATTGAAGAGCAGAGAGAAAAACAGTTGTTACAAGACAAAATTGAATTGGACAAGCCTAAGGTTGAAGCACATGACAGATTTTTAAGTGCTGAGAATAATCAAAAAATGAATCATGTAGCAAAATCCTTAGGAGTAGGAAGAAACACTCTATTCAAATTTTTAAGAAAAGAAAAAGTACTAATGGCAGATAACACCCCATATCAACGTTATATAGATCGAGGTTATTTCATTGTAAAAGAAAGAACAGTAAAGATGGGGGAAGATGAAGTAAATACCGTTCAGACATATGTAACAGCTAAAGGAGTTGACTATATAGATAAGTTAGTGAGTGAGAAAGGAGAGATAGCATGA
- a CDS encoding helix-turn-helix transcriptional regulator produces MKLGQRLKNLRNKRGLSQYEVAEKLGIQRGRYNSWENNIAKPRFDMLEKLCDFFKVDINEIVGNEPVEHHIQVNKNDLISGSNLNHSKTDFKVILEDDSEILFNGVPLSKKEKEKVLKVMEAMLEDDLKED; encoded by the coding sequence ATGAAACTTGGACAACGATTAAAAAATCTTCGTAATAAAAGAGGTTTAAGCCAGTATGAGGTGGCTGAAAAACTTGGCATACAGAGAGGTAGGTATAATTCTTGGGAAAACAACATAGCTAAACCTCGTTTTGATATGCTCGAAAAATTATGTGATTTCTTTAAAGTTGACATAAACGAAATTGTAGGTAACGAACCTGTTGAACATCATATACAGGTAAATAAAAATGATTTAATTAGCGGATCTAATCTAAACCATTCCAAAACAGACTTTAAAGTTATTTTAGAAGATGATTCAGAAATTTTATTTAATGGTGTTCCTCTGAGTAAAAAAGAAAAAGAAAAAGTTTTAAAAGTGATGGAAGCAATGCTTGAAGACGATTTGAAAGAAGACTAA
- a CDS encoding YunC family protein — protein MFRVEPIIIDDLVATGIEVKLPKTTLLVVSTNKGYIMCGALDVALLNEKLKDRNIIAGRATGVRTLEELLDAPMESVTYGAEKLGIYAGTTGHEAIRKMM, from the coding sequence ATGTTTCGAGTTGAACCCATTATAATTGATGATCTGGTTGCAACAGGCATAGAAGTCAAGCTACCTAAAACTACATTGTTAGTTGTTAGTACAAATAAAGGTTATATTATGTGCGGTGCATTGGATGTTGCATTATTGAATGAAAAGCTTAAGGATAGAAATATTATAGCAGGTAGAGCTACTGGGGTCCGCACTTTAGAGGAACTATTAGATGCTCCTATGGAATCGGTTACTTATGGTGCAGAGAAGCTTGGAATTTATGCAGGTACAACAGGTCATGAGGCTATTCGTAAAATGATGTAA
- a CDS encoding tyrosine-type recombinase/integrase — protein sequence MASFRKRGSKWEYRIVYTDRESRKQREKMKGGFRTKKEAQIAANEAETKIHYYGFSENGNEPVEKYFKEWLEIYKKPYVKPITYSVQERNVRLNIIPRWGKYRLKDITRSEYQKWINELRGHYSEGTVRRIHSIMSTALHDAVHEFKIIRENPLVKIKIPKDIEKSNKVSFFTKQQLDDFLSNTKPVKNAKYKLSIQYYVLFNLLARTGMRIGEALALTWDDLNYEFGTLTINKTLVYPINSKPYISTPKSKSSNREIKLDGYMIKLIKRHKINQKEVYLKYENYKKTTDNIIFHQHDGRWLRTNVVREYFKKVCKRAELPILSPHALRHTHAVHLLEAGANIKYVSERLGHASVKVTADTYLHVTKKIEDDALTLYEKYVEN from the coding sequence ATGGCTTCATTTAGAAAAAGGGGTTCTAAATGGGAATATCGTATCGTTTATACTGATCGAGAAAGCAGGAAACAAAGAGAGAAGATGAAAGGAGGTTTTAGAACTAAAAAAGAAGCACAAATAGCAGCTAATGAGGCAGAAACAAAGATTCATTATTACGGATTTAGTGAAAATGGAAACGAACCTGTTGAAAAATATTTTAAAGAGTGGTTAGAAATTTATAAAAAACCATACGTTAAACCTATAACTTACTCAGTTCAAGAACGTAATGTAAGACTGAATATTATCCCTCGATGGGGTAAATATCGACTGAAAGATATAACTCGTTCTGAATATCAAAAATGGATTAATGAGCTAAGAGGACATTATAGTGAAGGAACTGTAAGGAGAATCCACAGTATTATGAGTACTGCCTTACACGATGCTGTTCATGAATTTAAGATCATAAGAGAAAACCCGTTAGTTAAAATAAAGATCCCTAAAGATATTGAGAAATCAAACAAAGTAAGTTTTTTTACCAAGCAGCAATTAGATGATTTTTTAAGTAATACTAAACCCGTAAAAAATGCTAAATACAAATTATCCATTCAGTATTATGTTTTGTTTAATCTTCTTGCAAGAACAGGTATGAGAATTGGTGAAGCACTAGCATTAACTTGGGATGATTTAAATTATGAATTTGGTACTTTGACCATCAATAAAACATTGGTATATCCAATTAATTCAAAACCATATATATCTACACCTAAATCAAAATCGAGTAATCGAGAAATTAAACTTGATGGTTATATGATAAAGTTAATAAAACGACATAAAATCAATCAAAAAGAAGTGTACTTAAAGTATGAAAATTATAAAAAAACAACAGATAACATCATCTTCCACCAACATGATGGTAGATGGCTCCGCACTAATGTTGTCAGAGAATATTTTAAAAAAGTATGTAAAAGAGCTGAACTTCCTATCCTTTCCCCTCATGCATTACGTCATACACATGCTGTGCATTTGTTAGAGGCTGGAGCAAATATAAAATACGTGTCTGAGAGACTAGGACACGCAAGTGTGAAAGTCACAGCAGACACGTATTTACATGTTACTAAAAAAATTGAAGATGATGCTTTAACTCTTTATGAAAAATATGTTGAGAATTAA
- the sufB gene encoding Fe-S cluster assembly protein SufB — MAKKMPEMEEYQYGFKDEHKAIFQTGKGLTAEIVTEISRQKNEPQWMLDFRLKSLAQFQKMPMPDWGGDMDELNFDDIQYYVKPSEKQGKTWEEVPSEIKETFDKLGIPEAEQKFLAGVSAQYESEVVYHSMQKELEDQGVIFMDTDTALREHPEILKEHFATVIPPADNKFAALNSAVWSGGSFIYVPKGVKCEVPLQAYFRINSENMGQFERTLIIADEGSFVHYVEGCTAPVYSTNSLHSAVVEIICKKDSRVRYTTIQNWAPNIFNLVTKRAVAEENATMEWVDGNIGSKLTMKYPAVVLKGEGAKGNVLSIAVAGKGQHQDAGAKMTHLAPNTTSTIVSKSISKHGGKVTYRGLTSFGRNSEGSKANIQCDTLILDNESTSDTIPYNEVKNDNITLEHEATVSKVSEDQLFYLMSRGLTESEATQMIVMGFIEPFTKELPMEYAVEMNRLIKFEMEGSIG, encoded by the coding sequence ATGGCTAAAAAAATGCCGGAAATGGAAGAATATCAATATGGATTTAAAGATGAACATAAAGCGATATTCCAAACAGGTAAAGGATTAACAGCAGAAATTGTTACAGAAATTTCTCGCCAAAAAAATGAACCTCAGTGGATGTTGGATTTCCGCTTAAAGTCATTAGCTCAGTTTCAAAAAATGCCTATGCCTGACTGGGGCGGAGATATGGATGAATTGAATTTTGATGACATCCAATATTATGTAAAACCATCTGAGAAACAAGGGAAAACTTGGGAAGAAGTACCATCTGAAATTAAAGAAACATTTGATAAATTAGGTATTCCAGAAGCAGAGCAAAAATTCTTAGCAGGGGTTTCAGCACAGTATGAATCTGAAGTGGTTTATCACAGCATGCAAAAAGAATTGGAAGACCAGGGTGTTATTTTTATGGATACCGATACAGCTTTACGTGAACATCCAGAAATTTTAAAAGAACACTTTGCGACTGTTATACCTCCTGCAGATAACAAATTTGCAGCTTTGAACAGTGCGGTTTGGTCTGGAGGAAGTTTTATTTATGTTCCAAAAGGAGTGAAATGTGAAGTACCTTTACAAGCATATTTCCGTATTAACTCTGAAAACATGGGACAATTTGAGCGTACTTTAATTATTGCCGATGAGGGTAGTTTCGTTCATTACGTTGAGGGTTGTACAGCTCCTGTGTACAGCACAAACTCACTTCATAGTGCAGTAGTTGAAATCATTTGTAAAAAAGATTCTCGTGTTCGTTATACTACGATTCAAAACTGGGCGCCAAACATTTTTAACCTAGTTACAAAACGTGCGGTTGCCGAAGAAAATGCAACGATGGAATGGGTAGATGGAAACATCGGTTCTAAATTAACAATGAAATACCCAGCGGTTGTATTAAAAGGTGAAGGTGCAAAAGGGAATGTATTATCCATTGCAGTAGCAGGTAAAGGTCAGCATCAGGATGCAGGTGCAAAAATGACTCATCTTGCTCCAAACACAACTTCAACGATTGTATCTAAGTCCATCAGTAAACATGGTGGTAAAGTAACTTATCGTGGTTTGACTTCATTTGGAAGAAATTCAGAAGGCTCCAAGGCAAATATACAATGTGATACCCTCATATTGGATAATGAGTCTACATCAGATACAATTCCTTATAATGAAGTCAAGAATGATAACATTACTTTAGAACATGAAGCAACAGTATCTAAGGTTTCTGAGGATCAATTGTTCTACTTAATGAGTAGAGGGTTAACTGAATCTGAGGCAACACAAATGATCGTAATGGGATTCATCGAGCCATTTACAAAGGAACTTCCAATGGAATATGCAGTTGAAATGAATAGACTGATAAAATTCGAAATGGAAGGTAGTATCGGTTAA
- the sufC gene encoding Fe-S cluster assembly ATPase SufC, which translates to MSNSPKFVIDGLKATIENKEILKGINLEINGGEVHAIMGPNGTGKSTLASAIMGHPKYEVTEGTATLNGEDLLDMEVDERARAGVFLAMQYPSEITGVTNADFLRSAMNAKREEGDEISLIKFIRKMEGKMGELEMNPEFMHRYLNEGFSGGEKKRNEILQMAMLDPSVVILDEIDSGLDIDALKIVADGVNNMRSEERGFLIITHYQRLLDYITPDFVHVMMQGRIVKSGGPELAKRLESEGYDWIKEELGIEDETVGQEEEEFKMPMNTVAPEFK; encoded by the coding sequence ATGAGTAATTCACCAAAGTTTGTCATCGATGGATTAAAAGCGACTATCGAAAACAAAGAGATTTTAAAAGGGATCAATCTTGAAATTAACGGTGGCGAAGTCCATGCTATTATGGGTCCAAATGGTACTGGTAAAAGCACCTTGGCCTCAGCAATCATGGGACACCCAAAATATGAAGTAACGGAAGGAACAGCAACACTAAATGGTGAAGATTTGCTTGACATGGAAGTTGACGAAAGAGCACGCGCAGGTGTGTTTTTAGCAATGCAATATCCAAGTGAAATCACAGGAGTAACGAATGCAGATTTCTTGCGTAGTGCAATGAATGCTAAACGTGAAGAAGGCGATGAAATTTCTTTGATCAAGTTCATTCGTAAAATGGAAGGTAAAATGGGCGAACTTGAAATGAATCCTGAATTCATGCACCGTTATTTGAATGAAGGTTTCTCTGGTGGAGAAAAAAAGAGAAACGAAATTTTACAAATGGCAATGTTAGATCCTAGTGTTGTTATTTTAGATGAAATTGATTCTGGTCTTGATATTGATGCTTTGAAAATTGTTGCAGATGGTGTAAACAACATGCGCAGTGAGGAAAGAGGATTTTTGATTATTACTCACTATCAGCGTTTACTTGACTACATTACACCAGATTTTGTACATGTAATGATGCAAGGTCGAATCGTTAAATCAGGTGGTCCTGAATTAGCAAAGCGTTTAGAAAGCGAAGGTTACGATTGGATCAAAGAAGAATTAGGCATTGAAGACGAAACTGTAGGTCAAGAAGAAGAAGAATTTAAAATGCCAATGAATACAGTGGCACCTGAGTTCAAATAA
- the sufU gene encoding Fe-S cluster assembly sulfur transfer protein SufU gives MKLDDLYRRVIMDHYKTPRNRGELEEGAVTVHLNNPTCGDRISLQMEIADGIVNNAKFSGEGCSISLASASMMTAAIKGKKLDEALKMADDFSDLMKGETPEFEYEDIEALSGVSKFPARIKCATLAWNAMRKGIEEGN, from the coding sequence ATGAAATTGGATGATTTATATAGAAGAGTAATCATGGACCATTATAAGACGCCGAGAAATCGTGGGGAATTAGAAGAAGGTGCAGTAACCGTTCATTTAAACAATCCAACTTGTGGAGATCGTATATCTTTACAAATGGAAATTGCAGATGGAATTGTAAATAATGCCAAATTTTCTGGAGAAGGTTGCTCCATTAGCCTTGCTTCTGCATCCATGATGACAGCCGCGATTAAAGGGAAAAAGTTAGACGAAGCTTTAAAAATGGCAGATGATTTTTCTGATTTAATGAAAGGTGAAACACCTGAATTTGAATATGAAGACATTGAAGCTTTATCCGGGGTGAGTAAATTTCCTGCACGTATTAAGTGTGCTACACTTGCTTGGAATGCGATGAGAAAAGGCATTGAAGAAGGAAATTAA
- a CDS encoding AbrB/MazE/SpoVT family DNA-binding domain-containing protein, producing MKATGMVRKVDELGRVVIPMELRRTLGIAEKDPMEIFTTEDSIVLKKYAPGCEFCGDLDIKVVLNGKQVCNECVSTVAEKAGA from the coding sequence ATGAAAGCAACTGGAATGGTAAGAAAAGTTGATGAATTAGGAAGAGTTGTAATCCCTATGGAGTTAAGAAGAACGCTTGGTATCGCAGAAAAAGATCCTATGGAGATATTTACTACTGAAGATTCGATTGTATTAAAGAAATATGCACCAGGTTGTGAGTTCTGTGGTGACTTAGATATAAAAGTAGTTCTGAATGGTAAACAGGTATGTAATGAGTGTGTTTCAACCGTAGCTGAGAAAGCAGGTGCTTAA
- a CDS encoding group-specific protein, whose protein sequence is MKNTQMPFITVNVDEGEVKELCNQKILELVKEADVEFVFWDRKELMKRTCMSWDSIQEKFFSDPRFIKRKIGQKWYFPARETREFLVKWLEEQVY, encoded by the coding sequence ATGAAAAATACACAAATGCCTTTTATAACCGTAAATGTTGACGAAGGAGAAGTTAAGGAGTTATGCAATCAAAAAATATTAGAGTTAGTAAAAGAAGCTGACGTTGAGTTTGTGTTTTGGGATAGAAAAGAATTAATGAAGAGAACTTGTATGAGTTGGGACTCTATTCAGGAAAAATTCTTTAGTGATCCAAGATTCATTAAAAGGAAAATAGGTCAAAAATGGTACTTCCCCGCAAGAGAAACAAGAGAGTTCTTAGTTAAATGGTTAGAGGAGCAAGTTTATTAA
- a CDS encoding cysteine desulfurase has translation MNALEIKKLFPILNQEVNGHPLVYLDSAATSQKPIPVIEALQKYYELDNSNVHRGVHTLGTRATDAYEGAREKLARFIHAKSTQEIIFTRGTTTAINLVAGSYARQVCNPGDEIVITPMEHHSNLIPWQQAAKTTGATLKYMPLQPDGSIRLEDAEEVITENTKIVAMTYVSNVLGIVNPIKEIAEIAHRKGAVISIDGAQSTPHKKVDVQDLDCDFYALSAHKMCGPTGIGALYGKKELLEKMDPIEFGGEMIDFVDLYESTWKELPWKFEGGTPIIAGAVGLGAAIDFLQDIGLDEIEAHEKKIAAYALEKMKEIEDIQIYGPLKNRAGLITFNLGDVHPHDVATVLDSEGVAVRAGHHCCQPLMRWLDVSATARASFYLYNTEEDADRLIDALVKTKEYFGHEIG, from the coding sequence ATGAACGCTCTAGAGATAAAAAAACTGTTTCCGATATTAAATCAGGAAGTGAATGGCCATCCACTAGTTTACTTGGATAGTGCGGCGACTTCACAAAAACCAATTCCTGTAATAGAAGCTTTACAAAAGTATTATGAATTAGATAATTCTAATGTACATCGTGGTGTTCATACTCTAGGCACAAGAGCTACAGATGCGTATGAAGGGGCGAGGGAAAAACTTGCCCGTTTCATTCATGCTAAGTCTACTCAAGAAATTATATTTACAAGAGGAACAACAACAGCAATTAACCTTGTGGCTGGAAGTTATGCTAGACAGGTATGTAATCCTGGTGATGAAATTGTAATTACGCCAATGGAACATCATAGTAATTTAATTCCATGGCAGCAGGCAGCAAAAACAACAGGGGCTACTTTAAAATATATGCCCCTACAACCTGATGGTTCCATTCGCTTAGAAGATGCTGAGGAAGTTATTACTGAGAATACCAAAATTGTAGCTATGACTTATGTATCCAACGTTCTAGGGATTGTAAATCCGATTAAAGAAATTGCAGAAATTGCTCATCGTAAAGGTGCGGTCATTTCCATTGATGGAGCCCAAAGCACACCACATAAAAAAGTGGATGTCCAGGACTTGGATTGTGACTTTTATGCTTTATCTGCTCACAAGATGTGTGGACCAACCGGAATTGGGGCACTCTATGGGAAAAAAGAATTATTGGAAAAAATGGACCCCATTGAATTTGGTGGAGAAATGATTGACTTTGTTGATTTGTATGAATCAACTTGGAAGGAACTACCTTGGAAATTTGAAGGAGGTACTCCAATCATAGCTGGTGCAGTAGGTTTAGGTGCTGCGATTGATTTCTTACAAGACATTGGTTTAGATGAAATTGAAGCACATGAAAAGAAAATTGCAGCATATGCTTTGGAAAAAATGAAGGAAATCGAAGATATTCAAATCTATGGACCGCTGAAAAATCGAGCAGGTTTAATTACTTTTAACTTGGGAGATGTTCATCCACATGATGTTGCAACTGTGTTGGATTCTGAAGGAGTTGCCGTAAGAGCTGGACATCATTGCTGTCAGCCTCTCATGAGATGGTTAGATGTTTCTGCAACAGCAAGGGCAAGTTTCTATTTATATAATACAGAAGAAGATGCGGATCGATTGATAGATGCTTTAGTAAAAACAAAGGAGTATTTTGGTCATGAAATTGGATGA
- the sufD gene encoding Fe-S cluster assembly protein SufD gives MTTQITLPIDQNEVRALSQSKNEPEWLSSLRLEALTLAGQLDYPKLEKTNLNRWSIDSYGKYKSSEPINSLADLPEKFQTSLQDQKDNLLVQRNSNVVFQTLSDELAKQGVIFTDLETAAKEHSELVQQYFMQAVKKDESQLTAIHTSLWSGGVFLYVPKNVQVDIPLQVLFLNEDDSSIFSPHVLIVAESNSSVSYVDHVTSEGVSNELVHNSVVEVFVKPGAKVQFSTLHNLNDKITDLSYRRAVVENDGGIEWIIGEMNDGNCMSDTSSILKGNGSTSDAKIVCIGTNDQKLNITTNATHFGKSSDSDMITRAVMNDNATAIINGVTKIEHGAKNANGEQTEKVLMLSPTARGDANPMLLIDEDEVTAGHAASVGQVDKNQIYYLMSRGISKETAERLIIYGFLAPVVSQIPIKQVADQLQALIEGKLER, from the coding sequence ATGACAACTCAAATCACTCTTCCAATTGACCAAAATGAAGTTCGAGCTTTATCACAAAGCAAAAATGAACCAGAGTGGTTATCTAGTCTTCGTTTAGAAGCTTTAACATTAGCAGGCCAATTGGACTACCCTAAATTAGAAAAAACAAATTTAAACCGTTGGAGCATTGATTCTTACGGAAAATATAAATCATCAGAGCCAATAAACTCTTTAGCTGATTTACCTGAAAAGTTCCAAACTTCTTTACAAGATCAAAAAGATAATTTATTAGTTCAGCGTAATTCAAATGTTGTATTTCAAACTTTATCTGATGAACTTGCTAAACAAGGGGTTATTTTTACAGACTTAGAAACAGCGGCTAAAGAACATTCAGAATTAGTACAGCAATATTTTATGCAAGCTGTGAAGAAGGATGAAAGCCAATTAACAGCAATTCATACTTCACTGTGGTCTGGCGGGGTATTTTTATACGTACCTAAAAATGTACAGGTTGATATTCCTTTACAAGTATTATTTTTAAATGAAGATGATTCATCTATCTTCTCACCACATGTATTAATTGTCGCTGAAAGTAATAGTTCAGTATCGTATGTGGACCATGTAACTTCTGAAGGAGTTTCTAACGAATTAGTTCATAATAGTGTTGTTGAGGTATTTGTGAAACCTGGGGCAAAAGTTCAGTTTTCAACACTTCATAATTTAAATGATAAGATCACAGACCTAAGCTACCGTAGAGCAGTTGTAGAAAATGACGGTGGTATTGAGTGGATTATTGGAGAAATGAATGATGGAAATTGTATGTCTGATACGAGTTCCATTTTAAAAGGCAATGGCTCTACATCCGATGCAAAAATTGTATGTATAGGTACTAATGACCAGAAACTAAATATCACAACAAACGCCACTCATTTTGGTAAGAGCTCAGATAGTGACATGATTACAAGAGCAGTTATGAATGATAACGCAACAGCGATTATTAATGGAGTAACCAAAATTGAACATGGAGCTAAAAATGCAAACGGAGAACAGACTGAAAAAGTTTTAATGTTAAGTCCAACCGCTCGTGGAGATGCAAACCCAATGTTATTAATTGATGAAGATGAAGTAACAGCAGGTCATGCAGCAAGCGTTGGTCAAGTAGATAAAAATCAAATTTATTATTTAATGTCACGTGGAATCTCAAAAGAAACAGCAGAAAGATTAATTATCTATGGATTTTTAGCACCAGTTGTTTCACAAATTCCAATTAAGCAAGTTGCAGATCAACTGCAAGCTCTAATCGAAGGAAAACTTGAACGATGA
- a CDS encoding helix-turn-helix transcriptional regulator, translating into MSKKRCFLSKCRKEKGTQKKVAFDNGISTVYLRMIENGTFTPGRDLMFKLCSYFDQPAEKLFPDYFEEMVI; encoded by the coding sequence ATGTCAAAAAAAAGGTGCTTTTTATCAAAATGTCGTAAAGAAAAAGGTACTCAAAAAAAAGTTGCTTTTGACAACGGAATATCTACTGTTTATCTACGAATGATTGAAAATGGGACGTTTACCCCTGGCAGGGACTTGATGTTTAAGTTGTGTTCGTATTTTGATCAACCGGCAGAAAAACTGTTTCCAGACTATTTTGAAGAAATGGTTATTTAG
- the hcp gene encoding hydroxylamine reductase has translation MFCYQCEQTPSGGCNVIGVCGKNETIASLQDIIVFALKGIAAYRTHANQLGYTDSFVDETTHEALYMTLTNSNFNTQEHIDMAMKVGKAGIKVMELLDKAHTDRLGIPEPAMVTQNKIEGKCIVVTGHNLLALEELLKQTEGRGINIYTHSEMLPAHGYPHLKKYPHLKGNIGKAWFDQRRLFEKFPGAILATTNCVMPIKGTYADRFFSYDVAGLEGVHKIKGNDFEPLIEKAIELPEANVHSDETLTTGFHHETVIGLAPEVIQAVKDGKIKRFFVIAGCDAPGTGGEYYRELALSLPNDTVILTTSCGKFRFNDVDYGTVPGTDIPRYLDLGQCNNSVSTVKIALALADAFECDVNDLPVSIVLSWFEQKAVAILLGLFSLGIKDVRIGPKPPEFISEGVLNVLQDTFNLKLTGTVQEDMKDMMENKTFQTISNH, from the coding sequence ATGTTTTGTTATCAATGTGAACAAACGCCATCAGGTGGATGTAATGTAATTGGTGTCTGTGGTAAAAATGAAACAATTGCAAGTTTACAAGATATCATTGTTTTTGCTTTAAAAGGTATCGCAGCTTATAGAACACATGCAAATCAACTTGGATATACAGATTCTTTTGTAGATGAAACTACACATGAAGCATTATATATGACATTAACCAATTCCAATTTTAATACACAAGAACATATAGATATGGCTATGAAGGTTGGAAAAGCAGGCATTAAAGTTATGGAATTGTTAGACAAAGCGCATACAGATCGACTTGGGATACCAGAGCCTGCTATGGTTACTCAAAATAAAATTGAAGGTAAATGCATTGTAGTAACAGGACATAACTTGTTGGCATTAGAAGAATTGTTAAAACAAACAGAGGGTAGAGGTATTAATATTTATACTCATTCAGAAATGTTGCCTGCTCATGGATATCCTCATTTAAAAAAATATCCTCACTTAAAAGGAAACATTGGAAAGGCTTGGTTTGATCAAAGACGTTTGTTTGAGAAGTTTCCAGGGGCCATTTTAGCTACTACCAATTGTGTTATGCCAATTAAAGGTACTTATGCTGATCGATTCTTTTCTTATGATGTAGCAGGTTTGGAGGGTGTTCATAAAATAAAGGGAAATGATTTTGAACCACTAATAGAGAAAGCGATTGAGTTGCCTGAGGCTAACGTTCATTCAGATGAAACATTAACCACTGGTTTCCATCACGAAACGGTAATAGGATTAGCTCCAGAAGTAATTCAAGCTGTAAAGGACGGTAAAATTAAACGTTTCTTTGTAATTGCAGGTTGTGATGCACCAGGAACAGGTGGAGAATATTATCGTGAGTTAGCATTATCTTTACCAAATGACACGGTAATTCTAACAACATCTTGTGGGAAATTTAGATTTAATGATGTTGATTATGGGACAGTCCCTGGTACAGACATTCCGAGATATTTAGATTTAGGGCAATGTAATAATTCAGTTTCTACTGTGAAAATAGCCCTGGCTCTAGCAGATGCTTTTGAATGTGATGTGAATGATCTTCCTGTAAGCATCGTCTTATCATGGTTCGAGCAAAAAGCAGTGGCAATTTTATTAGGATTATTTAGCTTAGGAATTAAAGATGTTCGAATAGGTCCAAAACCACCTGAATTTATTTCAGAAGGAGTATTAAATGTGCTGCAAGATACATTTAATTTGAAACTCACAGGTACCGTTCAAGAGGACATGAAAGATATGATGGAGAACAAAACATTCCAAACTATTTCTAATCATTAA